From a region of the Mercurialis annua linkage group LG1-X, ddMerAnnu1.2, whole genome shotgun sequence genome:
- the LOC126653411 gene encoding histone H2B.3-like produces the protein MAPKAEKKPAEKKPIAEKTPAAEKKPRAEKKLPKDAVAGDKKKKRSKKSVETYKIYIFKVLKQVHPDIGISSKAMGIMNSFINDIFEKLAQESSKLARYNKKPTITSREIQTAVRLVLPGELAKHAVSEGTKAVTKFTSS, from the coding sequence ATGGCACCAAAAGCAGAGAAAAAGCCGGCAGAGAAGAAGCCAATAGCAGAGAAGACACCAGCGGCGGAGAAGAAACCAAGGGCGGAGAAGAAACTGCCCAAGGATGCGGTGGCCGGagacaagaagaagaagaggtcCAAGAAGAGCGTAGAGACTTACAAGATTTACATCTTCAAGGTTCTGAAGCAAGTTCATCCTGACATTGGAATTTCAAGCAAAGCTATGGGGATTATGAACAGTTTTATCAATGATATTTTTGAGAAATTAGCTCAAGAATCGTCCAAGCTTGCTAGGTATAACAAGAAGCCGACGATTACATCTCGGGAAATTCAGACCGCTGTGAGGTTGGTTCTGCCCGGTGAATTGGCCAAGCATGCTGTTTCTGAAGGTACAAAGGCTGTGACGAAGTTCACCAGTTCTTAG